Proteins co-encoded in one Streptomyces sp. JH34 genomic window:
- a CDS encoding MerR family transcriptional regulator, with the protein MPPESPSRATDRLDDDDYPAYTMGRAAEMIGATPGFLRALGEARLITPLRSEGGHRRYSRYQLRIAARARELVDAGTPIESACRIVILEDQLEEALRLNEELRRPSAGRRGTDS; encoded by the coding sequence ATGCCCCCGGAATCCCCGTCGCGTGCCACAGACCGTCTCGACGACGACGACTACCCCGCGTACACCATGGGGCGGGCCGCCGAGATGATCGGTGCGACGCCAGGCTTCCTCAGGGCCCTCGGCGAGGCCCGACTGATCACCCCGTTGCGCTCCGAGGGGGGTCACCGCCGCTACTCGCGTTATCAGTTGCGCATCGCCGCCCGGGCCCGCGAGCTGGTGGACGCCGGCACACCGATCGAGTCCGCCTGCCGCATCGTCATCCTGGAGGACCAGCTCGAGGAGGCCCTGCGCCTCAACGAGGAACTGCGTCGGCCGTCGGCCGGCCGGCGCGGCACCGATTCCTGA
- a CDS encoding cold-shock protein, whose amino-acid sequence MATGTVKWFNSEKGFGFIEQEGGGADVFAHYSNIAAQGFRELQEGQKVNFDVTQGQKGPQAENITPA is encoded by the coding sequence ATGGCTACCGGTACCGTGAAGTGGTTCAACTCGGAAAAGGGCTTCGGCTTCATCGAGCAGGAGGGCGGCGGCGCCGACGTCTTCGCCCACTACTCGAACATCGCTGCCCAGGGCTTCCGCGAGCTGCAGGAAGGCCAGAAGGTCAACTTCGACGTCACGCAGGGCCAGAAGGGCCCGCAGGCCGAGAACATCACCCCTGCCTGA
- a CDS encoding DEAD/DEAH box helicase, protein MNRDRTARTNDRFSRTRSGGSAGSRTANGFRSAGSGRPGAPGSQGRSGGPKRSGGYGRRSSAVTGEFALPVTITPALPAAESFADLDMPEPLLAALAAEGVSVPFPIQAATLPNSLAGRDVLGRGRTGSGKTLAFGLALLARTAGNRADARRPLALVLVPTRELAQQVTDALTPYARSLRLRLATVVGGMSIGRQASALRGGAEVVVATPGRLKDLIERGDCKLDRVAITVLDEADQMADMGFMPQVTELLDQVNAEGQRMLFSATLDRNVDLLVRRYLHDPVVHSVDPAAGAVTTMEHHVLYVQGADKYATTTEIAAREGRVIMFLDTKHAVDKLTDHLLNSGVRAAALHGGKSQPQRTRTLDRFKTGHVTVLVATNVAARGIHVDNLDLVVNVDPPSDHKDYLHRGGRTARAGESGSVVTLVLPNQRRDMTRLMADAGITPQVAQVRSGEAELNRITGAQAPSGVPVIISSPVAERGKGNGSRPRGRRGARPGQGRRSNAGTPTPEARAAAAQRRTNKAA, encoded by the coding sequence TTGAACCGCGATCGCACAGCTCGCACGAATGACCGATTTTCTCGGACCCGCTCCGGCGGATCCGCCGGGAGCCGCACCGCCAACGGATTCCGCTCCGCGGGTTCCGGCCGGCCGGGCGCCCCGGGGTCGCAGGGCCGCTCCGGCGGGCCGAAGCGCTCCGGCGGCTACGGCCGCCGCTCCTCCGCCGTCACGGGTGAGTTCGCCCTGCCGGTGACCATCACCCCCGCCCTCCCCGCCGCCGAGTCCTTCGCGGACCTGGACATGCCGGAGCCCCTGCTGGCGGCACTGGCCGCCGAGGGCGTGTCCGTGCCGTTCCCCATCCAGGCGGCCACCCTGCCGAACTCGCTCGCCGGACGGGACGTCCTGGGCCGAGGCCGCACCGGGTCGGGCAAGACGCTCGCCTTCGGTCTGGCCCTGCTCGCCCGGACCGCGGGCAACCGCGCCGACGCGCGCCGTCCGCTGGCCCTGGTCCTCGTGCCCACCCGGGAACTGGCCCAGCAGGTCACCGACGCGCTCACGCCGTACGCCCGCTCCCTCAGGCTCAGGCTCGCCACGGTCGTCGGCGGCATGTCGATCGGCCGCCAGGCCAGCGCGCTGCGCGGGGGTGCCGAAGTCGTGGTCGCCACCCCGGGCCGGCTCAAGGACCTCATCGAGCGCGGCGACTGCAAGCTCGACCGGGTCGCCATCACGGTCCTCGACGAGGCCGACCAGATGGCCGACATGGGCTTCATGCCCCAGGTCACCGAACTGCTGGACCAGGTGAACGCCGAAGGCCAGCGGATGCTCTTCTCGGCCACCCTGGACCGCAACGTCGACCTGCTGGTCCGCCGCTACCTGCACGACCCGGTCGTCCACTCGGTGGACCCCGCCGCCGGTGCGGTGACGACGATGGAGCACCACGTGCTCTACGTCCAGGGAGCCGACAAGTACGCGACGACCACCGAGATCGCCGCCCGCGAGGGCCGGGTGATCATGTTCCTCGACACCAAGCACGCCGTGGACAAGCTCACCGACCACCTGCTGAACAGCGGAGTGAGGGCGGCCGCGCTGCACGGCGGCAAGTCGCAGCCGCAGCGCACCCGCACCCTCGACCGGTTCAAGACCGGTCACGTCACGGTGCTGGTCGCCACGAACGTCGCCGCCCGGGGCATCCACGTCGACAACCTCGACCTGGTCGTCAACGTCGACCCGCCCAGCGACCACAAGGACTACCTGCACCGCGGCGGGCGTACCGCGCGCGCCGGGGAGTCGGGCAGCGTCGTCACGCTCGTGCTGCCCAACCAGCGTCGCGACATGACCCGGCTGATGGCCGATGCGGGGATCACGCCGCAGGTCGCCCAGGTCCGTTCCGGCGAGGCCGAGCTGAACCGCATCACGGGGGCCCAGGCGCCGTCCGGGGTGCCCGTGATCATCAGCTCGCCGGTTGCGGAGCGGGGCAAGGGCAACGGCTCCCGTCCGCGCGGCCGGCGTGGTGCGCGTCCCGGGCAGGGGCGACGTTCCAACGCCGGTACCCCGACGCCGGAGGCGCGTGCCGCGGCGGCGCAGCGCCGGACGAACAAGGCCGCGTAG
- a CDS encoding acyltransferase family protein — protein MPSLISRTPGPAGAGAGAPAAEPSRPGRDPFFDNAKYLAIVLVAMGHSWEPLPGSGRLVETFYTFVYTFHMPVFIIIAGYFSRGLELRSDRVWKLVTGLAVPYAVFEVGYTLFERLTGSPQFPLSPLTPYWLLWFLPALFLWRLTTPFWETVRWPVAVALVVAAMGAVTSNIGGDLQMQRILQFLPYYVLGLQLRPAHFDFVRRRAVRIASVPLCLVALAAAYWAVPRSTTSWFFRRYGAEQLGSPAWSGAVVTLCLFTCAVVLSACFLAWVPNRRLWMTALGAGTLYGYLLHGFVIKGAVKLGLFELDVVSTPPGRILVSVVAAAVVTFLCSPPVRRVFRFAVEPRLGWARTPKRTA, from the coding sequence ATGCCCTCGCTGATCTCACGTACCCCGGGACCCGCCGGAGCCGGGGCAGGAGCACCGGCGGCCGAGCCGTCCCGCCCCGGCCGTGACCCGTTCTTCGACAACGCGAAGTACCTGGCCATCGTGCTCGTCGCGATGGGGCACTCGTGGGAACCCCTGCCCGGCAGCGGACGCCTGGTGGAGACGTTCTACACGTTCGTCTACACCTTCCACATGCCGGTCTTCATCATCATCGCCGGGTACTTCTCGCGCGGTCTCGAACTGCGGTCCGACCGGGTGTGGAAGCTCGTCACCGGCCTGGCCGTGCCCTACGCGGTCTTCGAGGTCGGCTACACCCTCTTCGAGCGTCTCACCGGCTCCCCGCAGTTCCCGCTGAGTCCCCTCACCCCCTACTGGCTGCTGTGGTTCCTGCCCGCCCTGTTCCTGTGGCGCCTGACCACCCCGTTCTGGGAGACGGTCCGGTGGCCGGTGGCGGTGGCCCTGGTCGTCGCGGCCATGGGGGCGGTGACCAGCAACATCGGCGGGGACCTGCAGATGCAGCGGATCCTCCAGTTCCTGCCGTACTACGTCCTGGGCCTCCAGCTGCGGCCCGCGCACTTCGACTTCGTACGACGCCGGGCCGTGCGCATCGCGTCCGTCCCGCTGTGCCTGGTGGCCCTGGCCGCCGCCTACTGGGCGGTGCCGCGCTCGACGACCTCGTGGTTCTTCCGCCGGTACGGCGCCGAGCAGCTCGGTTCGCCGGCCTGGTCGGGTGCCGTGGTGACCCTGTGCCTGTTCACCTGCGCCGTGGTGCTCAGCGCCTGCTTCCTCGCCTGGGTCCCGAACCGCCGTCTCTGGATGACCGCGCTGGGAGCGGGCACGCTGTACGGATACCTGCTGCACGGTTTCGTCATCAAGGGCGCCGTCAAGCTCGGTCTCTTCGAGCTCGACGTCGTCTCCACCCCGCCGGGCCGGATCCTGGTGTCCGTCGTCGCCGCAGCCGTGGTCACGTTCCTCTGCAGCCCGCCCGTACGGCGCGTGTTCCGGTTCGCCGTGGAGCCCCGGCTCGGCTGGGCCAGGACGCCGAAGCGGACGGCCTGA
- a CDS encoding zinc-binding dehydrogenase, whose protein sequence is MLAIQFDHFGGPEVLRPVELAPPVPGPGELLLTVEAAGVNFADTHQTDGSYLGADALPHVPGSEVVGRTPDGRRVLARVSHGYAEQVTAKESAVLEIPEDLDAARALALMVQGLTAWHLLRSAARLRSGETVVVHSAAGGVGSLAVQLAREFGAGRVLAQVSTPAKERLALGLGADAVITYPLAEKADVVLDAVGGELFDQALDSLASFGRLVTYGNSARAAFTPVDPARLGRLNASVVGFWLRPTLAAPDAVGGPLKELFALASAGRITPVTGGSYPLADARRAHEDLLARRTTGKLILTP, encoded by the coding sequence ATGCTCGCTATCCAGTTCGACCACTTCGGTGGTCCCGAAGTACTCCGCCCCGTGGAACTGGCTCCCCCCGTGCCCGGCCCCGGAGAGCTGCTCCTCACCGTCGAGGCCGCCGGGGTGAACTTCGCCGACACCCACCAGACGGACGGCTCCTACCTCGGCGCCGACGCCCTCCCCCACGTCCCCGGCAGCGAGGTCGTGGGCCGCACACCGGACGGGAGGCGGGTACTGGCCCGGGTCTCGCACGGATACGCGGAGCAGGTGACCGCCAAGGAGTCCGCCGTCCTGGAGATCCCCGAGGACCTGGACGCGGCCCGGGCACTCGCCCTCATGGTGCAGGGACTGACCGCCTGGCACCTGCTGAGGTCCGCGGCCCGGCTGCGCAGCGGCGAGACCGTCGTCGTGCACTCCGCGGCGGGTGGCGTCGGCAGCCTCGCCGTCCAGCTTGCCCGCGAGTTCGGAGCGGGCCGGGTGCTCGCGCAGGTCTCCACCCCGGCCAAGGAGCGGCTCGCCCTGGGCCTCGGCGCGGACGCGGTGATCACCTACCCCCTCGCGGAGAAGGCGGACGTCGTCCTGGACGCCGTAGGCGGGGAGCTCTTCGACCAGGCCCTGGACTCGTTGGCGTCCTTCGGCCGGCTGGTCACGTACGGCAACTCCGCCCGCGCCGCCTTCACCCCGGTCGACCCGGCCCGCCTGGGCCGCCTCAACGCCTCCGTCGTCGGATTCTGGCTGCGTCCCACCCTCGCGGCCCCCGATGCGGTCGGCGGGCCCCTGAAGGAGCTCTTCGCCCTGGCCTCGGCGGGCCGCATCACGCCCGTGACCGGCGGCAGCTACCCGCTCGCCGACGCACGGCGGGCCCATGAGGACCTGCTCGCGCGCCGGACCACCGGGAAGCTGATCCTGACCCCCTGA
- a CDS encoding glucose 1-dehydrogenase: MSDLLHDRVVLITGASSGIGASAARVFSEEGATVVLAARREDRLASLVTELKDKGAQASYVVCDVTVAEDAARAVDFTVETYGRLDSAFNNAGLGGDRTPLHLMGDDVYDAVMDTNVRGVWNCLRHEIAAMLQNPGGCSIVNNSSVGGLVAIPAAAPYIAAKHAVVGLTRAAADEYAQQGIRVNAVAPGTTRSEITADWFGRNPGLEEMVNGLTPQGRTAEPEEIANAAAWLLSDRCPFLTGTVLPVDGGFVNQ, translated from the coding sequence ATGAGCGATCTTCTCCACGACAGAGTCGTCCTGATCACCGGGGCGAGCAGCGGTATAGGTGCGTCGGCGGCCCGGGTGTTCTCGGAGGAAGGCGCGACGGTCGTCCTGGCCGCGCGCAGGGAGGACCGACTGGCCTCGCTGGTGACGGAGTTGAAGGACAAGGGGGCCCAGGCCTCCTACGTCGTCTGTGACGTCACGGTCGCGGAGGACGCCGCGCGGGCCGTCGACTTCACGGTCGAGACCTACGGGCGGCTGGACTCGGCCTTCAACAACGCGGGGCTGGGCGGCGACCGGACCCCTCTCCACCTCATGGGTGACGACGTCTACGACGCGGTCATGGACACCAACGTGCGCGGCGTCTGGAACTGCCTCCGGCACGAGATAGCGGCCATGCTGCAGAACCCCGGAGGCTGCTCCATCGTGAACAACAGCAGTGTGGGCGGGCTGGTGGCCATACCGGCGGCCGCGCCCTACATAGCCGCCAAACACGCCGTCGTCGGTCTCACCAGGGCTGCCGCGGACGAGTACGCCCAACAGGGCATCAGGGTCAACGCCGTTGCGCCGGGAACGACGCGCAGCGAGATCACGGCGGACTGGTTCGGGCGCAATCCGGGCCTGGAGGAGATGGTCAACGGGCTCACCCCGCAGGGGCGTACGGCGGAGCCCGAGGAGATCGCCAACGCGGCCGCCTGGCTGCTCAGCGACCGCTGTCCCTTCCTCACGGGCACCGTCCTGCCGGTGGACGGCGGGTTCGTCAACCAGTAG
- a CDS encoding ScbA/BarX family gamma-butyrolactone biosynthesis protein gives MPDIPAVPCPPLSAAEGRDDIRKEYVHLGRSDMVLLTSWWRREDGEFSLSARWPAPAAGLAYDHRMLTQTVRQSGLTIAHAAYGAPLSDHTVLSYFDFTVTPGFEVPPDTPCDLTVEVTVKNAKERGRKVSSLDMEFRILQGGSLVARADSEFGWLSTRVYRRLRGEHFTVDWNAWPLPAPVDPRTVGRNAPVDVVLSAGDGPRHWQLRNDVENAVLYDHPVDHVPGLALMEAAQQAANAALFPAVFEATTVTSAFERYAEFDSPCWIRAEVLPAASGETSVLVTVAQDGETVFRSRLSGPCG, from the coding sequence GTGCCCGACATACCCGCTGTTCCGTGCCCGCCGCTCTCCGCGGCCGAGGGACGGGACGACATCCGTAAGGAGTACGTCCACCTGGGACGTTCCGACATGGTCCTCCTCACGTCCTGGTGGCGCAGGGAAGATGGCGAGTTCTCGTTGTCCGCGAGGTGGCCGGCCCCCGCCGCCGGCCTCGCGTACGACCACCGGATGCTCACCCAGACCGTCCGGCAGAGCGGTCTGACCATCGCGCATGCCGCGTACGGCGCACCCCTTTCCGATCACACCGTGCTGAGCTACTTCGACTTCACCGTCACGCCCGGGTTCGAAGTACCCCCTGACACGCCCTGCGACCTCACCGTCGAGGTCACCGTCAAGAACGCCAAGGAGCGCGGCCGGAAGGTCAGTTCGCTCGACATGGAGTTCCGCATACTCCAGGGTGGCAGCTTGGTGGCCCGCGCGGACTCCGAATTCGGCTGGCTCTCCACACGCGTGTACCGCCGCCTCCGTGGCGAACACTTCACCGTCGACTGGAACGCGTGGCCGCTGCCCGCTCCGGTCGATCCCCGCACCGTCGGCAGGAACGCGCCCGTCGACGTGGTCCTGTCGGCCGGTGACGGGCCCCGTCACTGGCAGCTGCGCAACGACGTGGAAAACGCCGTGCTGTACGACCACCCGGTCGACCACGTCCCGGGGCTCGCCCTGATGGAGGCGGCCCAACAGGCCGCGAACGCCGCCCTGTTCCCGGCGGTGTTCGAAGCGACCACCGTGACCAGCGCGTTCGAGCGCTACGCCGAGTTCGACAGTCCCTGCTGGATCCGTGCGGAGGTCCTGCCCGCCGCCTCCGGGGAGACCTCGGTCCTGGTCACGGTGGCGCAGGACGGGGAGACGGTCTTCCGGAGCCGGCTGAGCGGACCCTGCGGCTGA
- a CDS encoding ScbR family autoregulator-binding transcription factor, which yields MARQQRAIRTRRIFLQAAAEVFDEHGYDAATIAAILDRAGLTRGALYFHFTSKEELARGVLQEAVTSDGVTPQTFKLQEWVDMALLLAYRLPREPLLSASIRLSVDPRARGLFGTRWPDWIALGTEMLTEAKERGELLPHVDPEATSRLVVGAWTGVQLVTESMAEPPDLVAEISALFELILPNNAVPGVLARLDTSPHRAARIMEQQAVAAS from the coding sequence TTGGCACGACAGCAACGGGCGATCCGCACGCGCCGCATCTTTCTGCAAGCCGCCGCCGAGGTCTTCGACGAGCACGGCTACGACGCAGCCACCATCGCCGCGATCCTCGACCGGGCCGGTCTCACGCGGGGCGCTCTCTACTTCCATTTCACGTCGAAGGAAGAGCTGGCCCGTGGTGTCCTCCAGGAGGCGGTGACCTCGGACGGAGTCACTCCGCAGACCTTCAAGCTGCAGGAGTGGGTGGACATGGCACTCCTGCTCGCCTACCGGCTGCCACGGGAACCCCTGCTCAGCGCCTCGATCCGGCTCTCCGTCGACCCGCGGGCGCGCGGACTCTTCGGCACCCGCTGGCCGGACTGGATCGCTCTCGGGACGGAGATGCTGACCGAGGCCAAGGAGCGCGGAGAGCTCCTTCCGCACGTCGATCCCGAGGCCACGTCCCGGCTGGTCGTCGGCGCGTGGACCGGGGTCCAGCTGGTGACCGAGTCCATGGCCGAGCCGCCGGACCTGGTCGCCGAGATATCCGCACTCTTCGAACTCATCCTCCCCAACAACGCGGTCCCCGGTGTGCTGGCGCGGCTGGACACGTCCCCGCACCGCGCGGCACGGATCATGGAGCAGCAGGCGGTCGCCGCCTCCTGA
- a CDS encoding peptidoglycan recognition protein encodes MWLRRTVVCAMVVPLAFLVFRDAPVRLVGPERAAAKPAEPAAAPRPVIVSRAQWHADESLVKEDAVYTGTVRAVFVHHTGHTNRYDCADAPKMLRAMEEMHVRGEGWDDIGYNFVVDRCGTVYEGRAGGVGRSVRGAHATGFNAHSVGIAALGTFDPGVPVPKALIEGIAKVGAWKLDRSIDPRGFVRMVSTNDESLYRRGEVVHLHAVAGHRDTFRTYCPGEALYARLPAIRAEMARLRDVGRPGGRPSP; translated from the coding sequence ATGTGGCTTCGCCGAACAGTCGTGTGTGCCATGGTCGTGCCGCTCGCCTTCCTGGTCTTCCGGGACGCGCCGGTTCGGCTCGTCGGGCCCGAGCGCGCCGCCGCGAAGCCGGCGGAGCCCGCCGCGGCCCCACGGCCGGTGATCGTCAGCCGGGCGCAGTGGCACGCGGACGAGAGCCTGGTGAAGGAGGACGCGGTGTACACGGGGACGGTGAGGGCCGTCTTCGTCCATCACACCGGCCACACCAACAGGTACGACTGCGCCGACGCCCCGAAGATGCTCCGGGCGATGGAGGAGATGCACGTCCGGGGCGAGGGCTGGGACGACATCGGCTACAACTTCGTCGTCGACCGCTGCGGGACCGTATACGAGGGCAGGGCGGGCGGTGTCGGACGGTCCGTGCGCGGAGCCCACGCCACCGGGTTCAACGCGCACAGCGTGGGGATCGCGGCCCTCGGCACCTTCGACCCCGGTGTGCCGGTGCCGAAGGCGCTCATCGAGGGGATCGCGAAGGTGGGCGCGTGGAAGCTGGACCGGAGCATCGACCCCCGGGGCTTCGTACGGATGGTCTCGACGAACGACGAGAGCCTGTACAGGCGCGGTGAGGTCGTTCACCTCCACGCCGTCGCAGGTCACCGCGACACCTTCCGGACGTACTGCCCCGGAGAGGCGCTCTATGCCCGACTCCCCGCGATCCGGGCCGAGATGGCCCGGCTGAGGGACGTGGGACGCCCTGGCGGCCGGCCGTCCCCCTGA
- a CDS encoding PH domain-containing protein: protein MALFGNAHTVDPAAAQRDYARLLGQGEQVHAAYLLIRDTILFTDRRLVLIDKQGITGKKVEYHSVPYRSITHFAVETAGTFDLDAELKIWVSGSASPIQKTFTKGVDIYEVQAVLTQYVAG from the coding sequence ATGGCACTGTTCGGTAATGCGCACACCGTCGATCCGGCTGCGGCACAGCGTGACTACGCCCGCCTCCTGGGGCAGGGCGAGCAGGTGCACGCCGCGTACCTGCTGATCCGCGACACGATCCTCTTCACCGACCGCAGGCTGGTCCTCATCGACAAGCAGGGGATCACCGGCAAGAAGGTCGAGTACCACTCCGTGCCGTACCGGAGCATCACGCACTTCGCGGTGGAGACGGCGGGGACCTTCGACCTGGACGCCGAGCTCAAGATATGGGTCTCCGGCTCCGCCAGCCCGATCCAGAAGACGTTCACCAAGGGGGTGGACATCTACGAGGTGCAGGCCGTCCTCACCCAGTACGTCGCGGGATAG
- a CDS encoding transglycosylase family protein → MPASPLAKRPVESVLALLLVLLSVLGLAGRSAADAPAQAPARAVPAQAAPARAVIAPTVTAPTLTAGTDWDRIAECESSGRWNTNTGNGYHGGLQFAPSTWRAYGGGQYAPRADLATRSEQIAVGERVARSQGMGAWPTCGRLGASGTSSSSAGQSSSGQSSSGQSSSGGDRSDTSQSAPSRQSAGSSNGNPSDGATSGNTSSGASSSGASSSGGTHEHGNAGSAGGDAGVKHHSEDLADEKTYVVESGDCLSVIAERADVSGGWHALYEMNREVLDQGPHLIFPGQRLRLNA, encoded by the coding sequence ATGCCGGCATCACCCCTCGCCAAGCGGCCCGTCGAATCGGTGCTCGCCCTTCTGCTCGTCCTCCTGAGCGTGCTCGGCCTCGCCGGCCGCAGTGCCGCGGACGCCCCGGCCCAGGCCCCCGCCCGGGCGGTCCCGGCTCAGGCCGCCCCCGCCCGGGCCGTCATCGCGCCGACCGTCACCGCGCCGACCCTCACGGCGGGCACGGACTGGGACCGCATCGCCGAGTGCGAGAGCAGCGGCCGCTGGAACACCAACACCGGCAACGGCTACCACGGCGGACTGCAGTTCGCCCCCTCCACCTGGCGCGCTTACGGCGGCGGGCAGTACGCGCCCCGCGCCGACCTCGCCACCCGGTCCGAGCAGATCGCCGTCGGTGAACGCGTCGCACGCTCACAGGGAATGGGCGCCTGGCCGACATGCGGTCGTCTCGGTGCGAGCGGTACGTCGAGCTCCTCCGCCGGACAGTCCTCGTCCGGCCAGTCCTCCTCCGGGCAGTCCTCCTCCGGCGGCGACCGCAGTGACACGTCCCAGTCGGCTCCCTCTCGCCAGTCGGCCGGCAGTTCGAACGGCAACCCGTCCGACGGCGCGACCTCCGGCAACACGTCGTCCGGCGCTTCCTCGTCGGGGGCTTCCTCGTCGGGCGGCACGCACGAGCACGGGAACGCCGGCTCCGCGGGCGGCGACGCCGGTGTGAAGCACCACTCCGAGGACCTCGCCGACGAGAAGACGTACGTCGTGGAGTCGGGCGACTGCCTCTCGGTGATCGCCGAGCGTGCGGACGTGTCCGGTGGGTGGCACGCGCTGTACGAGATGAACCGTGAGGTCCTGGACCAGGGGCCGCACCTCATCTTCCCCGGTCAGCGCCTGCGCCTGAACGCCTGA
- a CDS encoding HAD-IA family hydrolase — MARSPSPAAVLLSVHAVVLDTDGVITDSAPIHAAAWKLAFDACLARHEDQRPFDEVEDYRRHVDGRSRGDGAAAFLTSRGLDLPEGSPDDPPGTGTVSAVAARKDEEFTRSIRARPVGVWPGTVRLLRVLHDARVPLAAASASRHATELLAGAGLLDLFTAVVDGNEARRLELPGKPDPALFTEAARRLGVPAGDTAVVEDALAGVEAGRRGGFGLVVGVDRSDSPEGAAGLRRHGADLVVADLGDLLITGED, encoded by the coding sequence ATGGCACGCTCACCGTCACCGGCCGCAGTCCTGCTCTCCGTGCACGCCGTCGTCCTCGACACGGACGGTGTGATCACCGACTCCGCCCCTATCCACGCCGCGGCCTGGAAACTGGCCTTCGACGCCTGCCTGGCCCGCCACGAGGACCAGCGGCCCTTCGACGAGGTGGAGGACTACCGGCGCCACGTCGACGGCAGATCACGCGGGGACGGTGCCGCCGCGTTCCTGACGTCCAGAGGTCTCGACCTTCCCGAAGGCAGCCCCGACGACCCACCGGGCACCGGGACGGTGTCGGCCGTAGCCGCCCGCAAGGACGAGGAGTTCACCCGCAGCATCCGCGCTCGTCCGGTCGGCGTCTGGCCGGGAACGGTCCGCCTCCTGCGCGTGCTGCACGACGCGCGTGTGCCGCTCGCCGCCGCGTCCGCGTCCCGGCACGCGACGGAGCTGCTGGCGGGGGCCGGTCTCCTGGACCTGTTCACGGCGGTGGTCGACGGCAACGAGGCCCGGCGCCTGGAGCTGCCCGGCAAACCGGACCCCGCGCTGTTCACCGAGGCGGCACGGCGTCTGGGAGTGCCGGCCGGGGACACGGCCGTCGTGGAGGACGCGCTGGCCGGCGTCGAGGCGGGACGGCGGGGCGGCTTCGGGCTCGTCGTCGGGGTGGACCGCTCGGACAGCCCCGAGGGCGCCGCCGGTCTGCGCCGTCACGGCGCGGACCTCGTGGTGGCCGACCTCGGGGACCTGCTGATCACCGGGGAGGACTGA